The Argentina anserina chromosome 3, drPotAnse1.1, whole genome shotgun sequence genome includes a region encoding these proteins:
- the LOC126786680 gene encoding peroxidase 42 translates to MGSKALFFFALLSLSAVLCFAESNEEDPGLVMNFYSDSCPQAEEIVREQVKLLYKRHKNTAFSWLRNIFHDCAVQSCDASLLLDPTRRSLSEKDMDRSFGMRNFRYIEEIKEAVERECPGVVSCSDILVLSAREGVVRLGGPFIPLKTGRRDGRRSRAEILEQYLPDHNESMSTVLEKFSDMGIDTPGVVALLGAHSVGRTHCVKLVHRLYPEVDPSLNPDHVPHMLKKCPDAVPDPKAVQYVRNDRGTPMIFDNNYYRNILDNKGLMMVDHQLATDKRTKPYVKKMAKSQDYFFKEFTRAFTILSENNPLTGDKGEIRQQCNVANKLH, encoded by the exons ATGGGTTCCAaagctctcttcttctttgcctTGCTATCTCTCTCAGCAGTGCTTTGCTTTGCTGAGAGCAATGAAGAAGATCCAGGTCTTGTTATGAACTTCTATAGTGACTCATGTCCTCAGGCTGAGGAGATCGTCAGAGAGCAGGTCAAGCTTCTCTACAAGCGCCACAAGAACACTGCTTTCTCTTGGCTCAGGAACATCTTCCATGACTGTGCTGTCCAG TCATGTGATGCTTCACTACTTTTGGACCCAACAAGGAGGTCTTTGTCTGAGAAAGACATGGACAGAAGCTTTGGGATGAGAAACTTCAGGTACATTGAGGAGATCAAGGAAGCAGTAGAGAGGGAGTGCCCTGGAGTTGTTTCCTGCTCAGATATTCTTGTCTTGTCAGCCAGAGAAGGAGTTGTTAGG CTAGGAGGCCCCTTCATCCCTCTTAAAACTGGAAGGAGAGATGGTAGAAGGAGCAGGGCTGAGATCCTTGAGCAGTACCTTCCTGACCACAATGAGAGCATGTCAACTGTTCTTGAGAAATTCTCTGACATGGGCATTGACACCCCTGGAGTTGTTGCCCTTCTCG GAGCTCACAGTGTTGGAAGAACACACTGTGTGAAGTTGGTGCACCGTTTGTACCCAGAAGTTGATCCATCTCTGAACCCAGACCATGTCCCCCACATGCTCAAGAAGTGCCCTGATGCTGTCCCCGACCCAAAGGCAGTCCAGTACGTGAGAAATGACCGTGGTACTCCTATGATCTTCGACAACAACTACTACAGGAACATCTTGGACAACAAGGGTTTGATGATGGTGGATCACCAGCTTGCCACCGACAAGAGGACCAAGCCATATGTCAAGAAAATGGCCAAGAGCCAAGACTACTTCTTCAAGGAGTTCACAAGAGCCTTCACCATTCTCTCCGAGAACAACCCTCTCACCGGAGACAAGGGAGAGATCAGGCAACAGTGCAATGTGGCCAACAAGCTCCACTAG
- the LOC126789378 gene encoding uncharacterized protein LOC126789378 isoform X2, with protein sequence MNLLGPMDSCSYAMERSSKKFKRQKIELSTNTIEDGSITIFQDNIAAQKKHCIESFALEDPIVDDRLVNWMSMEETQVLLSEKANDDDSTPDCDETDDSDEEGEGYREEDDINNDHKEADGTSKLVDELIYEVADKGSDAQCAEVFSGAGDPLFPNVIRETNEELPIGAACHEIEIRNQSKTEHKDFGSFKAPTSIPTSAKDFLHTGSGSLSKHKNHPKLSFCPKEVKRIIDSESLLQKNAHSHTIRKIIVFASLGIRHGCEDIYELDFNHFSILRKGEQYMSPKDPGEHVLYENPGVRRKIFYPNRKNPILCPVQILEEEKAMRPLDPSCPSFLFLCIKYGGKTRNLPQNEYVRQRMGRNKLKSFGPLMCRMAMLAHVRSGSFFFKALGITLLFMAGFPDDLVQRETKYRNLDLLQKYYRPDEDAEGEELFLAHPMTDDDTKASPGPQQFYGETSSTKTKGKKESSSKPHNMQKVSFPNSTFSSPAPQFGVMNKTSILPLAAPTISNTLITNAGTNISYHNPNPYHIFPPQPSNTFIPMVYWPPPNAFSPGLPYQSTYGYQSYPSAGNYFLHPQPYYNHPSCGPLVPKTVEVEGKNDMALAADSDYDCSSSSIEPKKN encoded by the exons ATGAACCTCCTCGGACCAATGGACAG TTGCTCATATGCAATGGAAAGAAGCTCGAAGAAGTTCAAGAGACAGAAGATTGAACTCAGTACTAACACGATTGAGGATGGTAGTATTACTATTTTCCAAGATAATATTGCTGCACAGAAGAAGCATTGTATTGAATCCTTTGCCCTTGAAGATCCAATTGTTGATGACCGTCTAGTCAACTGGATGAGCATGGAGGAAACACAAGTTTTGCTTTCTGAAAAAGCAAATGATGATGATTCAACTCCAGACTGTGATGAAACTGATGATAGTGATGAAGAAGGTGAAGGTTAtcgagaagaagatgatattaATAATGACCATAAAGAAGCTGATGGAACTTCAAAACTTGTTGATGAATTGATTTATGAAGTTGCTGATAAAGGTTCAGATGCACAATGTGCAGAAGTTTTCTCAGGTGCAGGTGATCCACTGTTTCCAAATGTGATTAGAGAAACCAATGAAGAACTACCAATAGGGGCAGCGTGTCATGAGATAGAAATTAGAAACCAAAGCAAGACAGAACATAAGGATTTCGGAAGTTTCAAGGCACCAACTAGCATACCAACTTCGGCTAAGGATTTTCTTCATACAGGATCTGGGAGCCtatcaaaacacaaaaatcatcCAAAGTTGTCATTTTGCCCAAAAGAAGTGAAGAGAATAATTGACTCAGAATCACTTTTACAGAAAAATGCACATTCACACACAATAAGGAAGATAATAGTTTTTGCATCTCTTGGTATAAGGCATGGTTGTGAGGATATATATGAACTAGACTTCAACCATTTTAGCATTTTAAGGAAGGGCGAGCAGTACATGTCTCCAAAAGATCCTGGG GAGCATGTTCTATATGAGAATCCTGGTGTTCGGAGGAAGATATTTTATCCAAACAGAAAGAATCCTATCCTATGTCCTGTTCAAATACTTGAGGAAGAGAAGGCTATGCGTCCATTGGATCCTAGCTGCCCATCATTCTTATTTCTATGCATCAAGTATGGTGGAAAGACTAGAAACCTTCCTCAAAATGA ATATGTCAGACAGCGTATGGGAAGAAACAAGCTAAAGTCTTTTGGGCCATTGATGTGTCGAATGGCAATGCTAGCTCATGTTCGCAGCGGGAGCTTCTTCTTCAAAGCCTTAGGAATCACACTTCTTTTCATGGCCGGTTTTCCTGATGACCTGGTTCAAAGGGAAACCAAATACCGGAACTTAGACTTGCTTCAAAAATATTATAG GCCAGATGAGGATGCTGAAGGAGAGGAATTATTTCTTGCACATCCTATGACAGATGATGATACT AAGGCTAGTCCAGGTCCTCAGCAGTTTTATGGCGAGACCTCTTCCACAAAAACCAAGGGGAAGAAAGAGTCTAGTAGTAAGCCTCATAATATGCAGAAGGTCTCATTCCCAAATAGTACATTTTCTAGCCCAGCACCTCAATTTGGAGTAATGAATAAAACCTCTATTCTCCCATTAGCTGCTCCAACAATCTCAAACACTCTGATCACCAATGCTGGTACTAATATCTCCTATCATAATCCAAACCCCTATCACATTTTTCCTCCACAACCATCAAACACTTTCATACCTATGGTATATTGGCCTCCCCCAAATGCATTTTCTCCTGGACTACCTTATCAATCTACATATGGTTACCAGTCTTATCCTTCTGCTGGAAATTATTTCCTCCATCCACAGCCATATTACAATCATCCATCCTGCGGTCCATTGGTCCCAAAAACAGTAGAAGTAGAAGGAAAAAATGACATGGCCTTAGCTGCTGATAGTGATTATGACTGTAGTTCAAGCAGTATAGAGCCAAAGAAGAACTAG
- the LOC126789378 gene encoding uncharacterized protein LOC126789378 isoform X1: MVELQSCARLVNSSALRAIEGGMKRESVDVVAEISAELERERQKNAELMQRILILEARIQEKENEPPRTNGQGSCSYAMERSSKKFKRQKIELSTNTIEDGSITIFQDNIAAQKKHCIESFALEDPIVDDRLVNWMSMEETQVLLSEKANDDDSTPDCDETDDSDEEGEGYREEDDINNDHKEADGTSKLVDELIYEVADKGSDAQCAEVFSGAGDPLFPNVIRETNEELPIGAACHEIEIRNQSKTEHKDFGSFKAPTSIPTSAKDFLHTGSGSLSKHKNHPKLSFCPKEVKRIIDSESLLQKNAHSHTIRKIIVFASLGIRHGCEDIYELDFNHFSILRKGEQYMSPKDPGEHVLYENPGVRRKIFYPNRKNPILCPVQILEEEKAMRPLDPSCPSFLFLCIKYGGKTRNLPQNEYVRQRMGRNKLKSFGPLMCRMAMLAHVRSGSFFFKALGITLLFMAGFPDDLVQRETKYRNLDLLQKYYRPDEDAEGEELFLAHPMTDDDTKASPGPQQFYGETSSTKTKGKKESSSKPHNMQKVSFPNSTFSSPAPQFGVMNKTSILPLAAPTISNTLITNAGTNISYHNPNPYHIFPPQPSNTFIPMVYWPPPNAFSPGLPYQSTYGYQSYPSAGNYFLHPQPYYNHPSCGPLVPKTVEVEGKNDMALAADSDYDCSSSSIEPKKN; encoded by the exons ATGGTGGAGCTTCAGTCTTGTGCTAGATTAGTCAACAGTTCTGCATTACGTGCGATAGAGGGAGGAATGAAAAGAGAGAGTGTCGATGTTGTTGCCGAGATTTCAGCTGAATTGGAAAGGGAAAGGCAGAAGAATGCAGAACTTATGCAGAGAATACTAATTCTTGAAGCTCGGATACAGGAAAAAGAGAATGAACCTCCTCGGACCAATGGACAG ggcaGTTGCTCATATGCAATGGAAAGAAGCTCGAAGAAGTTCAAGAGACAGAAGATTGAACTCAGTACTAACACGATTGAGGATGGTAGTATTACTATTTTCCAAGATAATATTGCTGCACAGAAGAAGCATTGTATTGAATCCTTTGCCCTTGAAGATCCAATTGTTGATGACCGTCTAGTCAACTGGATGAGCATGGAGGAAACACAAGTTTTGCTTTCTGAAAAAGCAAATGATGATGATTCAACTCCAGACTGTGATGAAACTGATGATAGTGATGAAGAAGGTGAAGGTTAtcgagaagaagatgatattaATAATGACCATAAAGAAGCTGATGGAACTTCAAAACTTGTTGATGAATTGATTTATGAAGTTGCTGATAAAGGTTCAGATGCACAATGTGCAGAAGTTTTCTCAGGTGCAGGTGATCCACTGTTTCCAAATGTGATTAGAGAAACCAATGAAGAACTACCAATAGGGGCAGCGTGTCATGAGATAGAAATTAGAAACCAAAGCAAGACAGAACATAAGGATTTCGGAAGTTTCAAGGCACCAACTAGCATACCAACTTCGGCTAAGGATTTTCTTCATACAGGATCTGGGAGCCtatcaaaacacaaaaatcatcCAAAGTTGTCATTTTGCCCAAAAGAAGTGAAGAGAATAATTGACTCAGAATCACTTTTACAGAAAAATGCACATTCACACACAATAAGGAAGATAATAGTTTTTGCATCTCTTGGTATAAGGCATGGTTGTGAGGATATATATGAACTAGACTTCAACCATTTTAGCATTTTAAGGAAGGGCGAGCAGTACATGTCTCCAAAAGATCCTGGG GAGCATGTTCTATATGAGAATCCTGGTGTTCGGAGGAAGATATTTTATCCAAACAGAAAGAATCCTATCCTATGTCCTGTTCAAATACTTGAGGAAGAGAAGGCTATGCGTCCATTGGATCCTAGCTGCCCATCATTCTTATTTCTATGCATCAAGTATGGTGGAAAGACTAGAAACCTTCCTCAAAATGA ATATGTCAGACAGCGTATGGGAAGAAACAAGCTAAAGTCTTTTGGGCCATTGATGTGTCGAATGGCAATGCTAGCTCATGTTCGCAGCGGGAGCTTCTTCTTCAAAGCCTTAGGAATCACACTTCTTTTCATGGCCGGTTTTCCTGATGACCTGGTTCAAAGGGAAACCAAATACCGGAACTTAGACTTGCTTCAAAAATATTATAG GCCAGATGAGGATGCTGAAGGAGAGGAATTATTTCTTGCACATCCTATGACAGATGATGATACT AAGGCTAGTCCAGGTCCTCAGCAGTTTTATGGCGAGACCTCTTCCACAAAAACCAAGGGGAAGAAAGAGTCTAGTAGTAAGCCTCATAATATGCAGAAGGTCTCATTCCCAAATAGTACATTTTCTAGCCCAGCACCTCAATTTGGAGTAATGAATAAAACCTCTATTCTCCCATTAGCTGCTCCAACAATCTCAAACACTCTGATCACCAATGCTGGTACTAATATCTCCTATCATAATCCAAACCCCTATCACATTTTTCCTCCACAACCATCAAACACTTTCATACCTATGGTATATTGGCCTCCCCCAAATGCATTTTCTCCTGGACTACCTTATCAATCTACATATGGTTACCAGTCTTATCCTTCTGCTGGAAATTATTTCCTCCATCCACAGCCATATTACAATCATCCATCCTGCGGTCCATTGGTCCCAAAAACAGTAGAAGTAGAAGGAAAAAATGACATGGCCTTAGCTGCTGATAGTGATTATGACTGTAGTTCAAGCAGTATAGAGCCAAAGAAGAACTAG
- the LOC126789379 gene encoding calcium-dependent protein kinase 2-like: MGCCVSKPEPTSASNGHVSSSTPISHHPPQHQQQQHQYQQQQQQQHQYQQQQQQQQQQEPWSVPTQQPQKVSAPPTRSEPQRQPPPAPKPQPVKPPAPPNSILEKPFDDIKDYYTLGKELGRGQFGITYLCTEKSTGDTYACKSILKRKLARKSDRDDIKREIQIMQHMSGQPNVVEIKGAYEDRYSVHLVMELCAGGELFDRIIAQGVYSERAAAAIVRDIVNVVHSCHVMAVMHRDLKPENFLLSSKGEGAVLKVTDFGLSVFIEEGRVYRDIVGSAYYVAPEVLRRSYGKEIDIWSAGVILYILLSGVPPFWAETERGIFDAILEGVVDFESQPWPSISDGAKDLVRKMLTQDPKKRITSLKVLEHPWLRVGGEASDKPIDSAVLSRMKQLRAMNKLKKLALKVIAENLSEEEIKGLKAMFTNMDTDKSGTITYEELKTGLARIGSRLSETEIRQLMDAADVDGNGSIDYIEFISATMHRQRLERDEHLYKAFQYFDKDSSGYITRDELEAAMKEHGMGDDNTIKEIISEVDADNDGKINYTEFCTMMRSGNQPAIHS; this comes from the exons ATGGGTTGCTGTGTCAGCAAACCTGAACCCACTTCAGCTTCCAATGGCCATGTCTCCTCATCCACACCCATCTCTCATCACCCCCCACaacaccaacaacaacaacaccaataccaacaacaacagcaacaacaacaccaatatcaacaacaacaacaacaacaacaacaacaagagcCCTGGTCTGTTCCAACCCAACAACCTCAGAAAGTGTCAGCTCCACCAACCCGATCCGAACCCCAGCGCCAACCGCCCCCAGCGCCAAAGCCGCAGCCAGTGAAGCCACCAGCCCCACCAAACAGCATTCTTGAGAAGCCCTTTGACGACATTAAGGATTACTACACTTTGGGGAAGGAACTAGGAAGAGGCCAGTTTGGAATCACCTACTTGTGCACGGAGAAGTCCACAGGGGACACGTACGCCTGCAAGTCAATCTTGAAGCGCAAACTGGCGAGAAAGAGTGACAGGGATGACATCAAGAGGGAGATACAGATAATGCAGCACATGTCTGGTCAGCCTAACGTTGTGGAGATCAAGGGGGCTTATGAGGACAGGTACTCTGTGCATTTGGTCATGGAGCTCTGTGCCGGCGGTGAGCTTTTCGATAGGATCATAGCTCAGGGAGTGTACTCGGAGAGAGCCGCCGCGGCTATTGTGAGGGACATTGTGAATGTTGTGCATAGTTGTCATGTTATGGCTGTGATGCACCGTGATCTCAAGCCTGAGAATTTCCTGTTGTCTAGTAAGGGGGAGGGGGCAGTGCTCAAGGTTACAGATTTCGGCTTGTCTGTTTTTATTGAGGAGG GGAGGGTGTACCGGGATATAGTGGGCAGTGCTTACTACGTTGCTCCTGAAGTGTTGCGGCGTAGTTATGGAAAGGAGATAGATATCTGGAGTGCTGGAGTAATTCTGTATATTCTACTTAGTGGAGTGCCTCCATTTTGGGCTG AGACTGAGAGGGGCATCTTTGATGCCATATTGGAAGGTGTAGTTGACTTTGAGAGTCAACCATGGCCATCAATATCAGATGGTGCCAAAGACCTAGTTAGAAAGATGCTGACTCAGGACCCCAAAAAGAGGATTACTTCACTGAAAGTTCTTG AGCATCCCTGGCTCAGAGTAGGTGGAGAAGCATCAGACAAGCCAATAGATAGTGCAGTGCTTTCCAGAATGAAGCAATTGAGAGCAATGAATAAGCTTAAGAAGCTTGCCTTGAAG GTAATAGCGGAAAATCTATCTGAAGAAGAAATTAAAGGTCTTAAAGCAATGTTCACCAATATGGACACCGACAAAAGTGGTACAATAACCTATGAAGAACTGAAGACAGGATTGGCTCGTATTGGGTCACGACTGTCAGAAACCGAAATCAGGCAACTAATGGATGCT GCTGATGTTGATGGAAATGGATCGATTGACTACATTGAATTTATATCTGCTACTATGCATAGACAGAGACTAGAGAGGGATGAACACCTGTACAAAGCATTTCAGTATTTTGACAAGGATAGCAGTGG GTACATAACAAGAGATGAATTAGAGGCTGCTATGAAGGAGCATGGTATGGGTGATGACAACACCATCAAAGAAATAATTTCCGAGGTTGATGCAGATAAT GATGGGAAGATCAATTACACCGAATTCTGCACAATGATGAGAAGTGGAAATCAACCTGCAATACACTCCTGA
- the LOC126788255 gene encoding uncharacterized protein LOC126788255: MAKGRKLTHSRSERYLGSYSSYSHAQESPELDEDDVWSMVESVEERDDNDVDNSQIEWSPRVAAETNGGFAARGRNRRISRDDDNGSGGLTLAFVEDSGKAAASPRIVHQFRGHDSLASPRGRHMATSLPMNVPDWSKILRVDSVDSLYEFDDGMDRSSNDPEMIPPHEYLAREYTRGATSVFEGVGRTLKGRDMRRVRDAVWSRTGFDG; this comes from the coding sequence ATGGCGAAGGGCCGTAAACTGACGCACAGCCGCAGCGAGCGCTATCTCGGGAGCTACAGTAGCTACAGCCACGCCCAAGAGTCGCCGGAGCTCGATGAAGATGATGTCTGGTCGATGGTGGAGAGCGTGGAGGAGAGGGACGACAACGATGTTGACAACTCTCAGATCGAGTGGAGTCCACGCGTGGCCGCCGAGACTAACGGAGGCTTTGCAGCGAGAGGGAGGAACCGGCGGATCTCCCGGGACGATGACAACGGTAGCGGAGGGCTGACGTTGGCTTTTGTCGAAGACTCGGGAAAGGCGGCGGCGTCGCCTCGGATCGTGCATCAGTTCCGCGGACATGACAGCTTGGCGAGTCCACGTGGCCGCCACATGGCCACGTCTCTCCCCATGAACGTGCCGGACTGGAGCAAGATTCTCCGAGTCGACTCGGTGGACTCTCTGTACGAGTTCGACGACGGCATGGACCGCAGCAGCAACGACCCGGAGATGATCCCCCCACACGAGTACCTGGCGCGTGAGTACACGCGCGGCGCGACGTCAGTCTTCGAGGGGGTTGGCCGGACGTTGAAGGGCCGGGACATGAGGCGGGTTAGGGATGCGGTTTGGAGCCGGACTGGTTTCGATGGTTAA